The nucleotide sequence aattattatatttcaaaattatctttttatcatatagaatttttatttcaaattttcaaagattatacATACTTTCGTCGTTTTGCTTCAGTTTCTGCTTTAGCAGGCAAATATTTCCCATCAAATACAAGAATTGGCTTTATTTTATGAGATAATAgcatagatataaatttcatacaataatgaacatatctaaaataagaaaataattaaataattatgtcaatatacaatatacaatataaaataataacatttttcttacGCATCTGTCGGTTGTCCCATTGACAATTGTTCGACACAACAAAATATACTTCTATGCAACCAACAATAAGAATCAATAGCAACAACACCACCGGAAAACTGTGCAACATTTACGTTTTTTGAagcttttttcaaaaacggtaATAAACCAGTAATACCCATCTTTCAATTTAATGTGTAATAATGAACAACAATCATATGTATCTTTTACTTATTATACTATTCACATTGCCGCCAAAATATAATCactgaatataataatgtaagatatataacttatgaatcaatatgatgattattataattttataaaaaaaatatgaagctatttaattttatatattttattctttctacttaaaataatattattaattaaaaataatactacaataaaataatattattaattataaaatatatttttttcatacaaatcaaagaaattttaccgTTATATAAAGGaacaatatattcttatttttaaataaaaaaaatattaaaatagtgtaataataaaaaaaatattaaaataatatatattattacaagtttttattttaaaaattttcttaaatacataataataatatttataaattttactatttatatacgtttatatattcatttatttattaattattttctttcagtattgaattttcttttataatttctttaattgaaaaattttcaagaatgtgCAAAATAAATCACTTAAATTTATGttccttttaataatataataaaatggtataataaaaatattccaaataaaatttgaatttcagaaaaatagattctgatgttaattttttcgttaGACATAGTTAgacataaatctataaaaattatatcttaattatatttttttaaatagaatcatagatttttcaatgaatattacattttttttattattatttttttaaattaaatatcaatataattcaaaaaattaatttaaaaaataattaactatttaatttttcaattgaaatgaCGCACTTCCTTCTTTCAAAAAGATGTATTCTTTTATgccataaattaaaatatatactgtaatgtaattatattgtaatcatttataataataattttgaatttataaactaaaaatcattttaattaaataacttcaaaaaatacatagtataatatatttataatacgcttaatttctttagaatgaaaaatataattgataagaaattttaattttatcttttgaatatCTATGTCACATATGTTGATTTGTCTATTTttgttaacaattattatttcattatgaaattttatttcactatattgaaataaataattaaatctttaaaattgtgTAATGTAGTAATGAAACAATATTGTTCATGAGAACTGACAACTTTCAgagtgagaaatattttatattatgataataagttttttctattttatctaataaaatagtaataaatataaagataattgattattttgatgtggattgtttttattagaatGATTCATTACGAATGTAGACAAGGTTTATATCCATCTAGCAATATAAAACGTTTCGAAGTACCAGAAAATAAAGTAACATGGAATGTCGAATTCCCAGAATATAAACCAATTGAATATACCGCTGCACTTGTTAAAGGAAAACCGTGGGCAGATCCagaaattggagaaatttcatttaaacccAAATGGAATTCTATTGatggtaaataattatataaaatgttatattaaactttttaaactaacaatatttaaccttgcttttttataaagtacgaaatttaattaatgatacgtttttaaaactataatttgaaaaggatttttaagaaattatagataatgattactttatttttaagttcttaattaatttacatattcattactcataatatataaaatattttttatattttaaaatttatttttttattatcattattataacaataattattattataattaaatattattgaaaataagttttttactttatcaaaaataattcttttactaAAATGTCATAtcattaatacattaataaaaataaaatataatttgtaaaatttaagtttataatatttttaattatatttatatgtaaattaatttacatataaattatatatcaattttttattatatatttttttctatttattataataataaaaattaattttactttataaaagttttattttacaatattatcttttaatattttatgatatataataataatatatatataagtttaattgattaattaatagaaatctatgaatatctattaatttcatcaattatattaaatattcatattaatatattttagatatataaattaatttatacattaattaacaGGAAAAGTGAATCGTAAAAGTTAtacaaatgattataatatagataaaaatggtTATCCTTTAAATCCTCTTGGTCGTACTGGTATTTTTGGACGTGGTCTTTTAGGACGATGGGGACCAAATCATGCAGCAGATCCAATTGTAACACGTTGGAAATCAAATGTTTCAGGAAGTACAGAAATAAacaaagatacaaaaaaaCCAATTTTGCAGTTAGTTGCCATACAAAGATATGATTCTGGAAAATGGGCTATTCCTGGTGGGATGATTGACCCAGGTGAGACAGTTTCAACAActttaaaaagagaattcaTGGAAGAAGCTATGAGTTTCTTAGAAAAAAGTCAagcagaaaaagaagaattagaaaaatgtattGGAAAACTATttgaaagaggagaagaaatttataaaggaTATGTAGATGATCCTAGAAATACAGATAATGCTTGGATAGAAACTGTAGCTGTAAATTttcatgataatgataatagtgTTTccaaaaacataatattaaaagctgGCGATGATGCACGCAATGTAAAATGGGTAGacattgataaaaatctaaaattatatgctAGTCATAgtgagtttattaaaaaaacagtgCTAAAACATAATGCACActggtaaaaattttgaaattttaaataaaaataatatatgattacttaataaatttttattcttttattgaacattcagaaaattaatcaaaaattatatatatatatatatatatacttatttatatatactacatAAAATAagcttaatttataatatattttaaatgtatttatatgttcATCACagataatagtttttatttcttaaaattatgtaaattcaaatcattctttaaaaactctatatctttataataatatatattttttatattttataatataaaaatatatatataattaaatattttaccaaattaaattattttttaatattatttttttaaaaatgtattatgaatttatataatatgaaaaaaaatgatatttttatatgtattttatataatacaaagatgataaaatttattttataaatatcttaaaacaattcttgaaaaaatattatattaaataaatattaaaataataaatttgtaaaaatactgCTTATTGTACAGATCCTGTTgtataattaagtaatattgatttttattttaatttttaattttgataattcataatgatataattaatataaacattatgaaaaattccatataatctatatacaaacaatattatatttttacattcaataATTCTGCTACAGCCTAATAGGatacattacaattatttgattctatagaaacattaaacatttttgGCTTGTTTAAATCaaacatatttgaaattaacttTGTaggatttatatattctattacagATTGTTTATGAtcagaattttctaaaaaattttcttgtgattggatatttaaagtactattgtaattaattagttttttaagaatataattcatatttttattatttcgcatACTTTGcaacatatttttatgttcatCTGAAAGAATTGTatcagtttcttttttcttagcTTGGTAATAACGTTTTTCTAAATCTAATGCATATTGCGCTTGGCTTTGTCCTAACTTTGCTGCTTTAACAAAATAGCTACGAGCTCTATCAATATCTACTGTAAAATCACCCTTGCCTTGAGCATAAAAAACACCTAAATTATATGTAGCATCTGCATGACCTCGTTCTGCTGCATCATTATAATACTTTGCAGcctaaagagaaaatataatatttaataaaatatagatttttataatttatattaaattattattatatcattaatatatcattaataatatcataccTGTGCATAATCAACCAAAGTTCCAAGTCCTAATTCATAACAAAGTCCTAAGTTGAACATACTAGCAGCAGATGATAAATTTGCACCAGCAGTAAAATGTCTTATAGCATCCTTATAACGTCTCTCTTCTAAAGCTTTTAAACCATAATGAAGTTCAAATTCAGCCACAGTAAAATTATGGGTATTAGCAAATTCTTCAGTGACTTCTTTTAGAGCCtgagaatatataaagaaataaatattaatataatactaataacttttattttaaaatttataaattataaaatatttaaaaaagttcttctttaattttaaatattttaataattaaattacaattatctatcatttttaattcataactaaaataataatttatttttatatattttatatatatatatatatattaaaaagttaatcaaaattaatatttttattgtatttatatgtatattataatattgtatcattttttataataatagttttatattttatagtaagttatatattttataatagtatattaattattattattaaatttcaataaacatttttttggaaaggaaacataataaaaattttttcaaatttatgttgtttgtttgtttatgtttttctttataattttacatgtattattataaataataatttacaattaaatatttaaaattacaaaattatttattaaattattgattacaaACAATTTCTAAAGGACTTTGAATgacctaaaaatattaaaactataacatagaatatataaaatatgtttaatatttatcaaattaaaatattatcaaattaaatacaacaaattattattattatatttaacacaaatcaattaagatttataataaatttaagtgaTGCAATgatgagaatatatattagtttaatCATAGAATGTTATCTgctttctattataatttctttttttatatattataatgtctGCAAAATAACATTCTTACCTCTTCATTAGTGATTGGTCCAAATGGCTTATCAGCTTTCCAttcttcttcattattttcttgagcatatattttactattgccaatacaattaataagagGTAGAACATgtggttttaaatttaatacttgaTCAAATAAGTAAGAATTATATGTTTCTGGCACTtgtaatagtttattttttaaagaatcagttttctctttttcaaatagTCTCCTATGAAGACATAAGGTTTGACACACTACCCATCCAACAGCTAATACACttgtctattaaaaaaaattatattatttattaaaattattaaaaaaataaaattagtattattattgctattattataagtaatatattaaaaagttttacgaTTAaagtctaaaaaatttatataattttaataaatatctataattatatatataatacaaaccgaattataatatgaattaaagaattgaaaaaaaaataaaataaaaacaatgaataattgaaaaaatttagaaataataaaatatattacgatgtagaatatacacaaaattttaaaaacttttacatttttatctttaaagatataaattaaattttaaaaatattaaatgcaaaaatcataaatatgaaagataaacAAAACGACGCAATTTACCCATCCTATGGCTTCTGACCaagtatattttgtattcCACTTGGAATCATGATCTTTATCCTTTGTACCACTAGTTTTTGTTGAGCcacaaaattctttattaaagatggaaaaagttggtggtaaaaatttatgattacatATCAAACTTGTTTTAACctcattttttgaatttggatCTTGAGATGTTTGATAATAAACATTTGTACGACATACACGACGTTCTAAAGTTTCACGAATACCACGAGTTACAAACTTCCACATTTTGCCAaccgattataatataaaaaatattaaaattaagataaatttttattactatcgaCTTCTAATATCTACATGCGCCCGCAAGAAGAGCGGCACACTGAAAAAGTTGATGCTGACAATCAAATTCtagaacttttttttatatattgcgcGCGCAATCGTACTGCAAATgcattaagttaattttattttataattttatacataatatattatttatttaaatataaatttttaatgtatttttaaataaattttttttcatctttactaagtataaataaaatagtatgaTATAAtagtaagtataaataatttatagaagtcaaaaattacatttatttcaaaattaaattatttataaacattcgttatttttaagaaaattgctataaaaaaagaaaaaataaaaaaaatttatttgaaaagtaaaaatatattataattttttgtatgtaatattataacaaaataattaagaaatttttacaattctgtttttatattatataattatgaaaattctatataattttttattatatagaaatacattataataataaaataattaaaaaataattaaattttacaattttgtttatgtattgtatacataatcatatataataaaacccGTTATAATACCTTATCCATAaaacactttatatatataataaaagagtaAAATACCAGTACCTTTCCACACAATTTaagtaatatacatatataagaatttttcttatattatataaaagatttatatatttttatttaaaataaaaatatatttaaacaaaaatatttttaattatatttatcaaatataatttgttaaacaattattttaatcacttttacatataatatctgatattatgaatatttaaattctt is from Apis mellifera strain DH4 linkage group LG2, Amel_HAv3.1, whole genome shotgun sequence and encodes:
- the LOC727534 gene encoding ADP-ribose pyrophosphatase, mitochondrial isoform X1, which encodes MWIVFIRMIHYECRQGLYPSSNIKRFEVPENKVTWNVEFPEYKPIEYTAALVKGKPWADPEIGEISFKPKWNSIDGKVNRKSYTNDYNIDKNGYPLNPLGRTGIFGRGLLGRWGPNHAADPIVTRWKSNVSGSTEINKDTKKPILQLVAIQRYDSGKWAIPGGMIDPGETVSTTLKREFMEEAMSFLEKSQAEKEELEKCIGKLFERGEEIYKGYVDDPRNTDNAWIETVAVNFHDNDNSVSKNIILKAGDDARNVKWVDIDKNLKLYASHSEFIKKTVLKHNAHW
- the LOC727534 gene encoding ADP-ribose pyrophosphatase, mitochondrial isoform X2, which gives rise to MIHYECRQGLYPSSNIKRFEVPENKVTWNVEFPEYKPIEYTAALVKGKPWADPEIGEISFKPKWNSIDGKVNRKSYTNDYNIDKNGYPLNPLGRTGIFGRGLLGRWGPNHAADPIVTRWKSNVSGSTEINKDTKKPILQLVAIQRYDSGKWAIPGGMIDPGETVSTTLKREFMEEAMSFLEKSQAEKEELEKCIGKLFERGEEIYKGYVDDPRNTDNAWIETVAVNFHDNDNSVSKNIILKAGDDARNVKWVDIDKNLKLYASHSEFIKKTVLKHNAHW
- the LOC552788 gene encoding uncharacterized protein LOC552788, whose protein sequence is MWKFVTRGIRETLERRVCRTNVYYQTSQDPNSKNEVKTSLICNHKFLPPTFSIFNKEFCGSTKTSGTKDKDHDSKWNTKYTWSEAIGWTSVLAVGWVVCQTLCLHRRLFEKEKTDSLKNKLLQVPETYNSYLFDQVLNLKPHVLPLINCIGNSKIYAQENNEEEWKADKPFGPITNEEALKEVTEEFANTHNFTVAEFELHYGLKALEERRYKDAIRHFTAGANLSSAASMFNLGLCYELGLGTLVDYAQAAKYYNDAAERGHADATYNLGVFYAQGKGDFTVDIDRARSYFVKAAKLGQSQAQYALDLEKRYYQAKKKETDTILSDEHKNMLQSMRNNKNMNYILKKLINYNSTLNIQSQENFLENSDHKQSVIEYINPTKLISNMFDLNKPKMFNVSIESNNCNVSY